One Rhipicephalus microplus isolate Deutch F79 unplaced genomic scaffold, USDA_Rmic scaffold_266, whole genome shotgun sequence DNA segment encodes these proteins:
- the LOC142792990 gene encoding histone H4 gives MSGRGKGGKGLGKGGAKRHRKVLRDNIQGITKPAIRRLARRGGVKRISGLIYEETRGVLKVFLENVIRDAVTYTEHAKRKTVTAMDVVYALKRQGRTLYGFGG, from the coding sequence atgtctggccgtggcaaaggtggcaaagggctggggaagggtggcgccaagcgtcatcgaaaggtgttgcgtgacaacatccagggcataaccaagccggccatccgtcgtctggcgcgccgtggcggtgtcaagcgcatctctggcctcatctacgaggaaactcgcggcgttctcaaggtgttcctcgagaacgtgatccgcgatgccgtcacttacaccgagcacgccaaaaggaagaccgtgacagccatggacgtcgtgtacgccctcaagcgtcagggccgcaccctgtacggattcggaggctaa